A single genomic interval of Azospirillum sp. TSA2s harbors:
- a CDS encoding MFS transporter: MDVSSEMIHSLLPVFLVSVLGASALSVGFIEGIAEATAAITKIFSGVVSDWMGRRKPLLLLGYGMAALTKPVFPLADTLASVLLARFLDRIGKGVRGAPRDALVAEVTPPDLRGAAFGLRQSMDTVGAFAGPAIAMLLMVLSGDDFRLVFWIAVLPAFVAVAVILFGVREPDTQPSTEPRRFPIQRSQLRRLDATFWSVVALASVLTLARFSEAFLLLRAQSVGMENAYAPLVLIVMNVVYAVSAYPLGRLADRMNRRRLLALGVGFLVLADLVLAAAGSAWVVLAGAALWGLHMGSTQGLLAVFVADATPADLRGTGFGLYNLMTGLALLIASTVAGVLWTVVGPDATFLVGAAVSLIALVGLSCVVQRQAKA, from the coding sequence ATGGATGTCTCCTCGGAGATGATCCACAGCCTGCTGCCGGTGTTCCTAGTCTCTGTCCTGGGAGCCAGTGCACTGTCTGTTGGCTTCATCGAGGGCATTGCCGAAGCCACCGCCGCCATCACCAAGATCTTCTCCGGGGTGGTCAGCGACTGGATGGGGCGACGCAAGCCGTTGCTGCTGCTGGGCTACGGCATGGCCGCCCTGACAAAGCCGGTCTTTCCGCTCGCCGACACGCTGGCCTCGGTCCTGCTCGCCCGCTTCCTCGACCGGATCGGCAAAGGTGTGCGCGGGGCGCCGCGCGACGCGCTGGTTGCCGAGGTGACGCCGCCTGACCTGCGCGGCGCCGCCTTTGGCCTGCGGCAGTCGATGGACACGGTAGGGGCTTTCGCCGGACCAGCGATCGCCATGCTGCTGATGGTCCTGAGCGGCGATGACTTCCGCCTAGTGTTCTGGATTGCCGTCCTCCCGGCGTTCGTGGCCGTCGCGGTGATCCTGTTCGGCGTGCGTGAGCCCGACACGCAACCCTCCACTGAACCGCGCCGCTTTCCGATTCAGCGCAGCCAGCTGCGACGGTTGGATGCAACGTTCTGGAGCGTGGTGGCATTGGCATCAGTGCTGACACTGGCGCGCTTCAGCGAGGCCTTCCTGCTGCTGCGCGCCCAGAGCGTCGGCATGGAGAACGCTTACGCGCCGCTGGTGCTCATCGTTATGAACGTCGTCTACGCGGTTTCCGCATATCCCCTGGGGCGTTTGGCCGACCGGATGAACCGGCGCCGCCTATTGGCTCTGGGGGTTGGTTTTCTTGTTCTCGCGGACTTGGTTCTCGCGGCCGCTGGAAGCGCGTGGGTTGTCCTGGCCGGGGCGGCGTTGTGGGGGCTTCACATGGGCTCCACTCAAGGGCTGCTTGCGGTCTTCGTCGCCGATGCCACGCCCGCAGACCTGCGGGGAACAGGGTTCGGCCTCTACAACCTCATGACCGGCCTTGCTCTGTTGATCGCCAGCACTGTGGCCGGGGTGTTGTGGACCGTTGTGGGTCCGGATGCAACGTTCCTAGTCGGAGCCGCAGTCTCGTTGATCGCGCTGGTGGGGCTGTCGTGCGTCGTGCAGCGGCAAGCGAAGGCATAG
- a CDS encoding recombinase family protein gives MLIGYARVSTDDQDLSQQRASLQAAGCRRIYEEKVSGAKRDRPQLARLIDQLRSDDVVTVTRLDRLARSTRDLLDIAEQLQGAGAGLRSLAEPWADTTSPAGRMVLTVFAGIAEFERSLIAERTGIGRAAARARGVRFGRPPKLTADQIALARRLVDEGRSPREAARILNVHASTLYRAFALQTPKATAFDS, from the coding sequence ATGCTCATCGGCTATGCGCGCGTCTCCACGGACGACCAGGATCTTTCGCAGCAGCGGGCGTCCCTACAGGCGGCCGGCTGTCGGCGGATTTATGAGGAGAAGGTTTCCGGGGCAAAACGCGACCGGCCACAGCTTGCCCGGCTGATCGACCAGCTCCGGTCCGACGACGTTGTGACGGTCACGCGCCTCGACAGGCTGGCCCGGTCAACCCGTGATCTTCTCGATATTGCGGAGCAGCTCCAGGGGGCTGGCGCGGGTCTCCGGTCGCTTGCGGAGCCATGGGCCGACACCACTTCACCGGCCGGCCGCATGGTCCTGACCGTGTTCGCTGGCATCGCCGAGTTCGAGCGCTCCCTGATCGCCGAGCGGACCGGCATAGGCCGTGCGGCGGCCAGAGCTCGTGGCGTACGGTTTGGCCGGCCGCCGAAGTTGACCGCTGACCAGATAGCTCTCGCTCGGCGCTTGGTCGATGAAGGGCGATCTCCCCGCGAAGCAGCGCGAATTCTCAATGTCCACGCATCAACGCTGTACCGGGCGTTTGCCCTTCAGACCCCCAAGGCTACTGCCTTCGATTCCTGA
- a CDS encoding metal-sensing transcriptional repressor, whose product MSHANNPDLKNRLRRAEGHLATITRMIEEGRDGIDIAQQLQAVIKALEKAKSVLILDHIDHHLEEIVGPIPREDRDRLSKLRELAKYL is encoded by the coding sequence ATGAGCCATGCTAACAACCCCGATCTGAAGAACCGCCTGCGCCGGGCCGAAGGCCATCTCGCCACCATCACTCGTATGATCGAGGAGGGGCGGGACGGCATCGACATCGCCCAACAGCTGCAGGCCGTCATCAAAGCTCTGGAGAAGGCGAAAAGCGTCCTGATCCTCGACCATATCGACCATCATCTCGAAGAGATCGTTGGTCCAATTCCCCGTGAGGACCGCGACCGTCTTTCCAAGCTTCGTGAGCTTGCCAAGTATCTCTAG
- the dmeF gene encoding CDF family Co(II)/Ni(II) efflux transporter DmeF, whose protein sequence is MHSHSIAPWTHQHDFLGEHHDRNERRIWIVVALTLVMMVGEIVGGTMFGSLALVADGWHMSTHAAALSISALAYVYARRHLRNERFAFGTGKLGELAAFASAIILAMIALLIGYESVERLVNPVPIAYGEAIVIAVLGLAVNLGSAWLLGGEHHHHGHGHHHDHGAHQHHDHHDHHHDDHEDHEDHHSHGQAHGHGGHHAHDLNMRSAYIHVLADAATSVLAILGLLAAGLFGWTWMDPIVGLVGTAVILSWAYGLIRDAGAVLLDTVPDPKLATAVRTTLETNGDRVTDLHLWRVGPGHMAAIIAVVSDHPKPVAAYKARLAHLHGLSHVTVELAQCGDSHTGSGHDHHPHRHAA, encoded by the coding sequence ATGCACTCCCACTCCATCGCCCCGTGGACGCACCAGCATGATTTCCTCGGCGAGCATCACGACCGTAACGAGCGGCGCATCTGGATCGTGGTCGCGCTGACCTTGGTCATGATGGTCGGCGAAATCGTCGGCGGCACGATGTTCGGCTCACTGGCCCTGGTCGCTGACGGCTGGCACATGTCGACCCACGCGGCAGCGCTCAGCATTTCTGCGCTTGCCTACGTCTACGCCCGGCGTCACCTCCGCAACGAGCGCTTCGCCTTCGGCACCGGCAAGCTCGGTGAATTGGCCGCCTTTGCGTCCGCTATCATCCTGGCAATGATCGCCCTGCTGATCGGCTATGAGAGCGTCGAGCGCCTCGTCAACCCGGTGCCCATTGCCTACGGCGAGGCCATCGTCATCGCCGTCCTGGGCCTTGCGGTCAATCTTGGCAGCGCCTGGCTGCTGGGCGGCGAGCACCATCACCACGGGCATGGGCATCATCACGACCACGGCGCCCACCAACACCATGACCATCATGATCACCATCATGACGACCATGAGGATCATGAGGACCACCATTCCCACGGGCAAGCGCATGGGCATGGCGGTCACCACGCCCACGACCTGAACATGCGGTCGGCCTACATCCACGTCCTAGCCGACGCCGCGACGTCCGTCCTCGCCATCCTTGGGCTTCTGGCGGCTGGTTTATTCGGCTGGACTTGGATGGACCCAATCGTCGGTCTGGTTGGCACCGCCGTCATCCTCAGCTGGGCTTATGGCCTTATCCGCGACGCTGGCGCGGTGCTTCTTGACACGGTGCCGGACCCGAAACTGGCAACGGCTGTCCGCACCACCCTGGAGACCAATGGCGACCGCGTCACCGACCTGCACCTCTGGCGCGTCGGTCCAGGCCATATGGCGGCCATCATTGCCGTCGTGTCCGATCACCCGAAGCCGGTAGCCGCGTACAAGGCACGGTTGGCTCACCTGCACGGCCTCAGCCATGTCACAGTGGAGTTGGCGCAATGCGGAGATAGCCACACCGGCTCCGGCCATGACCATCACCCTCATCGTCACGCGGCATGA